A window of the Dunckerocampus dactyliophorus isolate RoL2022-P2 chromosome 19, RoL_Ddac_1.1, whole genome shotgun sequence genome harbors these coding sequences:
- the fam89a gene encoding sprT-like domain-containing protein Spartan, which produces MNGKSSNGTAGGMACIDGLPPLPKSLSGLLNSSGGSWRDMERMYVKKTMIQDDLSRGRNNADNLLANKPASLDAALALLRKEMVGLRQQDMSLLCQLWSLHESIQEYKGSCQDLSAASSLSMMDNGYFDEDDEYYPDAGATPTGDQPGAEAGSEMTAAAKNGGSIGKDDSWESFRVTI; this is translated from the exons ATGAACGGGAAGTCGTCCAATGGCACGGCGGGGGGAATGGCGTGCATCGACGGTCTGCCACCGCTACCCAAGAGCCTGAGCGGCTTACTCAACTCCAGCGGCGGCTCCTGGAGGGACATGGAGAGGATGTACGTGAAGAAGACCATGATCCAGGACGACCTGAGCCGAGGCAGGAACAACGCCGACAACCTGCTGGCCAACAAGCCCGCCAGCCTCGACGCCGCCCTGGCTCTCCTGCGGAAAGAGATG GTGGGCTTGCGCCAGCAGGACATGTCCCTGCTGTGCCAGCTGTGGTCGCTGCACGAGTCCATCCAGGAGTACAAGGGCAGCTGCCAGGACCTGAGCGCCGCCTCCAGCCTCAGCATGATGGACAACGGATACTTCGACGAGGACGACGAGTACTACCCGGACGCGGGCGCCACGCCCACCGGGGACCAGCCGGGCGCAGAGGCCGGGAGCGAGATGACGGCGGCGGCAAAGAACGGCGGGAGCATCGGCAAAGACGACAGCTGGGAATCGTTTCGTGTCACCATCTGA